In Leptolyngbya sp. O-77, the genomic window AATCCATTGAGATTTTACTGACGGGCAATGCAGAAGAAGTCACCACCTATCAAACCTTTATTGACAACCTGTACAGCAGCCCGTTAATGCGATCGCTCAACCAGGAAGCTAAAGGAACGTTACCCCGCTTATTTCGCCGGGTGTCTCGCAATATTGGGGCGCTCTATCGCAGCGTCACGGGCGCTCGCAATGTGTTTGGCAACCAGTTCAGCGGCCCTTCCTACATTCCGTCCAAAACCTTTGCCGATGCACTCCTTCAGCAGCTAGATGTCGAAAGCCTGACTCAAAAAATTAGCGACTACACGATGCGCCGATTGGGAGAAGAAAAGCTGGCACTAGTGGAAGACATCCTCAAATCGCTCCGCAACAGCGTCGGCGACGACTCACTCCTGGAAGCAGAATTTGAAGGACTGCGGCAGCGACTCCGCAACATTCGCGACGACTTTCGTAGCAACCGGATTTCGCTGTCTCGAAGCATGGATCTGGCTACGGAGCAGATTCGCCTGTTTATCGACAGCACCGAAGCGTACTTAAAAAACAACAACCATTGTCAGGACATCATCCTGGGGCGGCTGCCTTACCTGAAACAGGCCGTGCAAATGAAAAAGCTGGAGCCGACCATTGGCGAGGTGATGGCGCTTGTCTTGAACAATCGCGGCGATTTGCCCGCCGAGCTAGAGGATGCGGTGATTCAGGTGCGATCGCGCGTGAGTCAGCTTCCACCCCATCTCAAGCAAAACCTGATCATCCTAGCAAACCAGGCGCAGATGCGGTCGGACGGGCTTCAGGACGGGCTACGCAAACTCGAGCAAGAAGTAGAGAACTGGTTCAATCGTTCGATGGATCGAGCATCCGGTGTTTACAGACGCAATGCCAAAGGGGTGGCGATTATTTTGGGCATTTTGCTGGCGGCGGCGACCAATGCAGACACGTTTCTTGTAGTCGATCGCCTGTCGCGGGATTCGGCGATTCGGGCTGCGGTGTCCGAAAGCGCCAACCAACTTCTGAGCCAGTCATCCCAAGCGCCTACCCGGTTTCGTGAAGCCTTCCCACCCTCTGGACAGCCGTTGCCAATTCCAAATTCTCCCAATTTTGGCGAGTCCAGTTTTGACACGCTAGAACCTGGCGGATTGCCGCCCGATACAACGCCCATCGCACCCGCCGCAGAAGCGCCCAACCTTCAGCAAGAACTGGCAGATATTCGCGATGCCGTAGACACGGTGCTAGACGACATTCCTCTGCCCATCGGCTGGAGCGAGCGCAACCGCCTGCAACAGTTTCCGCCCAATACCAGTCTGTTTATTTCGATTCCCAAGCGAATTTTGGGCTGGCTGATTACAGGCATTGCGATTTCGATGGGGTCTTCTTTTTGGTTTGACCTGCTGAGCAAGGTGGTGCGCGTCCGCAACGCTGGCACACCATCTTTCCCAAATGACCATCGTGTTGAATAATCTTCACAGAGTACCCTACAGCGTACTTTGTGACTTTTTGTCCAGACTTGTTTGTCTAGGTTTGTAGCCAGGTTGCCTTCAGGATGCCCGAGGTGGTATGACGACTCATTTTTCTTCGCAAGATCCGAAACTGGTGCATCCAGCCGATGAGCATCCGGTGGATAGGCATCTGGTTGAGGGGCAACTGAATGGGGCAGAGAGCCACCCCCCTGCGCCAGCCCTTTCGGTGGTGGTGCCGATTTACAACGAAGTGGAGAGCCTGCCCCGGCTGATAGAGGCGATCGCCTCCACGCTCCGAGCCAGCGGGATGGACTACGAAATCGTCTGCGTTGATGATGGCTCCAAAGACGGCTCCACTGCCTTGCTGAAGCAACTAGCACAACAGCGCACCGACTTGCGGGCCGTGCTGCTGCGGCGAAATTATGGACAGACGGCAGCAATGGCCGCAGGCTTTAACCATGCGCGGGGCGCGGTGATCGTAACGCTGGATGGTGACCTGCAAAACGACCCAGCCGATATTCCCATGCTTGTGGCCAAGCTCAATGAGGGCTATGACCTAGTGAGCGGATGGCGCAAACATCGGCAAGATGCGGCGCTGACGAGGCTGCTGCCATCCAAAATTGCCAACGCGCTGATTGGCTCCGTCACGGGCGTAAAGCTGCATGACTATGGCTGTTCCCTCAAAGCCTATCGGGCTGAGGTGGTAGAAGATATGAACCTCTACGGGGAACTGCACCGCTTTTTACCTGCCCTCGCCTATATCGAAGGGGCGCGAATTACCGAAGTACCCGTGCGCCACCACGCCCGCCGGTTTGGTAAGAGTAAGTATGGGCTGGGGCGCACGGTTCGCGTGGTGATGGATCTGTTCACCATTGCCTTCATGAAAAAGTTTCTAACCCGCCCGATGCATGTGTTTGGGCTGTGGGGGCTGGTGTTGATGGGTAGCAGCACGCTCGTAGGACTGTATCTGGGCTTTCTCAAGTTTGGGCGGGGGCAAGACATTGGCGATCGCCCCCTGCTGATCCTCGCGGTCGTTCTCTTCCTGGCCGGGGTGCAGTTGTTTTGCTTTGGGCTGCTAGCAGAGCTGCTGATGCGAACCTATCATGAGTCCCAGGGTCGTCCCATCTACCGAGTGCGCGAGGTGGCTGGGGCGGGGTCGTCTTCCCTACGACAGCCGCCAGACTAATCAGACTAAGCCCCAGCGCGAGCCGTGTTCAAACCTTTCTCACAGCCAGTCTCCGGATCATTCCGGTGGGGTGAATGAGTTTCTTCAACCGGGCTTCTGTCCCAGATCGGAATAGTGACTACGTTCAGCCTAATCTGCTGGGTCTGGTGAGCAAGCTGTCGCTCTATGCCCGCAAGCGAATGATGCGATCGCTCCTCGATCTGGCCCAGCCCACCCCCGACACCACAGTCCTTGATGTCGGCGTGACGCTTGATCGCCGCGAAGACTGCAACTTTTTTGAAAAGGCCTATCCCTATCCAGACCGCATCACCGCCGTTGGGCTAGAGGATGCATCCTTCCTCGAACAGGAGTTTCCGGGTCTAACGTTTGTCCAGGCAAACGCGCTAGATTTGCCCTTTGCCGATCAGAGCTTTGACCTGGTGGTGAGCTTTGCCGTCATTGAACACGTCGGCAGTCGGGCACAGCAGCGGGCCTTTGTCCAGGAGCTCTGCCGCGTCGGAAAGCAGGTCTATATCGCCACGCCCAACCGCTGGTATCCAGTGGAATTTCACACCATCTTGCCGCTGATTCACTGGCTACCGCCCCACTGGTTTCGGAAAATTTTGCGGCTTTTGGGACACGATTTTTGGGCAAAAGAGGCTAACCTCAACTTGCTGACGCTCTCGGAGTTTAAGCAACTGTTCCCGCCCGACCTGACGCTTTACTATCGCCCAACCCGGCTGCTGGGCTGGGTGTCGAACCTGTCGCTGTTCGCCGTTCGCCGTTGATTTGGCTCAGCCAGCGTCTCAAACCACACGCGCAAGCCCTAGCAACTCTCAAGGAGACGGGGCAGGCCCTTTGCGCTTATAGGGAGCCATTTGATAGTGACTGACCTGAATCGGCTCGCCGACTTTCACCAAGCACAGTCCAAACTGCTGCATTTCCTTAGGGAATGAATCGTCTGTAAAACCCGCCGCCTCCAGCCACTTTCCCTCGACTGCGTAAATCGTCGGGGCCGCGAGGGCACGCCGAGTACAGCGAGGGCAGCGGGGCCGCGAGATTTTGGTCAACCGCTCCTGAGAATTTTTGAGATTTTCATCGCAAGACGCTGTCCAGTTCACGCTGGCGGGGGTGCAGTCT contains:
- a CDS encoding class I SAM-dependent methyltransferase; this translates as MSFFNRASVPDRNSDYVQPNLLGLVSKLSLYARKRMMRSLLDLAQPTPDTTVLDVGVTLDRREDCNFFEKAYPYPDRITAVGLEDASFLEQEFPGLTFVQANALDLPFADQSFDLVVSFAVIEHVGSRAQQRAFVQELCRVGKQVYIATPNRWYPVEFHTILPLIHWLPPHWFRKILRLLGHDFWAKEANLNLLTLSEFKQLFPPDLTLYYRPTRLLGWVSNLSLFAVRR
- a CDS encoding glycosyltransferase family 2 protein is translated as MTTHFSSQDPKLVHPADEHPVDRHLVEGQLNGAESHPPAPALSVVVPIYNEVESLPRLIEAIASTLRASGMDYEIVCVDDGSKDGSTALLKQLAQQRTDLRAVLLRRNYGQTAAMAAGFNHARGAVIVTLDGDLQNDPADIPMLVAKLNEGYDLVSGWRKHRQDAALTRLLPSKIANALIGSVTGVKLHDYGCSLKAYRAEVVEDMNLYGELHRFLPALAYIEGARITEVPVRHHARRFGKSKYGLGRTVRVVMDLFTIAFMKKFLTRPMHVFGLWGLVLMGSSTLVGLYLGFLKFGRGQDIGDRPLLILAVVLFLAGVQLFCFGLLAELLMRTYHESQGRPIYRVREVAGAGSSSLRQPPD